GCATTTCTGCTTTAACAACGCCGCTTTCACCAGCCTGGCGCGATTGGTCCGGACCGACAAGATGTTGGAAGAACACGTCGACCGCGCCGCGGCCGACGCGATCGTCAAACGCCTGTCGCTGGCCTTCTTGAATCGCTATGTGGCCGGCGACGAATCGCAGGGCGTCACCGCGGACGAGTCGTCCGTGCTGTCGCTGCGAACGCGCAACGTTGTGGCACCGGCGGCGCCGGTTCCGCATTAGAAACGCGATCGTTGGCGCAATTTCAGCGGTTATTCGGCCATACGACCACGATGCGCTGCACGCATGCCGGCACGTTAGATGATTTGGCGATTACCAAGTGTTCAAGAGAGTGACGCCAAGGGCAACCAGATTTACCCGTCCTTGCGCGCCCGTTGCGCACGGAACAATTTGGGTAGCTTGACGATCGGCCGAAGTCGCCTCAAACTCTTACTGCATAACACTCCGGCCGAGTGGCGGAATAGGCAGACGCACGGGACTTAAAATCCCGTATCGGGTAACCGGTGTGCGGGTTCGATCCCCGCCTCGGCCATTGAGTTACGACGACCGTAAGCGCACCTGAAAAGTGCCAACAGTCCATAAACAGTCCACATCGAATAAGGGCAGTCCAATGGCCTCCGAGGAATTCAAGAAGCGGATTCGCGAAGCTGTTGAAAGTGCTGCTGAAAGAGACCGGGAGGACCAAGAAGCACGGAAGCTCGAAGAAACTCGCTCGCGCGAACGATGCAGGGCTGCCGAGGAGAAGGCAGTCGAAATCATGACCGAGGTTGTAATTCCGGTCCTCGCGGATACGACGGCCGCACTTGGCGTTCCGGGATCTCCGCAGAAAAGTCACGTTGTCGGGCACCCATGCGTCTCGACGCCCACCGTGATCGCTAAGCAGGGGCGATCAAAATGCATAATGGTCGCCATTTTTGCGCAAGGCGAAGTCGTGCATCTGAGGAGTGGCGTCGCCGCTGGCACCCCGGCCGGATCAACGCTTTCCTTCGATCGAGACACCAAGGACCGCTCGTATCCGAACGACGTCAGCCGCGAGAAAGTCTTGGTCGACCTCGAGTTCGACCTGGGCGGCCCAGTTCTGACGCATTACTTGGACTTTTAAGACGTCGCTTTGCGGAGGACGTCCGGCACGTACACGTCGGCCGCGGCCTCCTGCATCCTGTTCGCCAGGCTGATATAGCCTAGTGTCGTCGAGAACGCCTTATGCCGCATCTTGCGTTGCAAGGTCGGTCCATCGAGCCGCGTGACGTTTAACGTCGCATACGCTCGCCTGAGAGCGTGGAAACCGTACGTGCCACAGGCGGCCGTGCATTCGTGCTTGCTCGCATCCGGGCATGGCAGCTTGATCCCGGCTGCGGCCTGAATCCGTCTGAACTCTGCCCAAAGCGTGCAGCGCCCGGCCGGCCATTCGAAAACGAGACTCCCGAACCCGGCAAGCCCCTTCATGTGGTCGAGAGCAGCCTTCGGCAGATGATCAAGGTCGTCTCGATTCCCTTTGCAATTCTCGGCCCTGATCGTCACGGCGCCGGTTTTGAAGTTCACGTCGTCTCGCCGTAGTGAGAGAATTTCACCAATCCGCCAGCCAGTGGTCATGGCGACGCACAATAGGGCCCGCCACCAGTCGGCCGCCGGATAGTTGTTCGTGGCGGGAATCGTCGCCGAGTCGCAGACGCTATAGATGGCCGTGAAGTGCTCGGGCGTCATCACACGTCCGACGCGTTGCTGCTCGCGAACCCGGTGGAACTTTG
The Pirellulales bacterium DNA segment above includes these coding regions:
- a CDS encoding tyrosine-type recombinase/integrase, whose translation is MKAWLFQDHRQKQKLGEKCPWYVGFYEPDGKKKRKRIGSKSLAEKFARKIEGQLAAGVYQATNRKTWADFRAAYEEKIVPQLAMSTQRIIRETLDKFEELSKPTRVSAIKTETIDAYSADRMLQPGAKPGATLSPSTCNRELRHLKAALRIAHEWGYLPVVPKFHRVREQQRVGRVMTPEHFTAIYSVCDSATIPATNNYPAADWWRALLCVAMTTGWRIGEILSLRRDDVNFKTGAVTIRAENCKGNRDDLDHLPKAALDHMKGLAGFGSLVFEWPAGRCTLWAEFRRIQAAAGIKLPCPDASKHECTAACGTYGFHALRRAYATLNVTRLDGPTLQRKMRHKAFSTTLGYISLANRMQEAAADVYVPDVLRKATS